The genomic segment CTGCTTTGGATTCCATTGCACAGTTAAGGAATATATCGTCTGCAGGATCTGCGGAGCCCTTTTGAAGACTATACAAACCCTTTGAGATTATAGCTTTTTCCATTACCAGGCCGATAAATTCATCGATATCGTCCATTGAAGGTTTAAAATGTTTCAGGATATGGGGATAATGGAGCACCCGGTAAAGTTCAGCCATAATTTCCTTTGAGGTAACAAGAGTAAAACCCCCTTCCGCAATCATGTCCCTTAGCTCTCTGGCCAACCCCTCTTTGGCGAAGGCCACGCTGACCATGACGCTGGTATCTATAACCGCTTTAATGATGGGCATGGGCCTTTGACCTGACCGCTACCACTGCTTCATCGATCACCTTATCTATCTCATCCTCGGCATAGCCTTTCGTGCCTTTAGCGAGTCGGTCCGTGATCTCCCTAAACCTTTGGGACCAGGACCTCTCGGGTTTCGGCCTCATCATCTTATTGACCTGATTTTTCACGATAACTCCTTCGAGGATCTTTTTTACCGCCTCTCTTTCATCCGCATCCAGGGCAGAAACCATTTCGAACTGTTCCAGGAGCTCTCTGTCCATGATCTTGCCGGCGGCTATTCCTGCCTTACTATCAAAAACCATCTCGTCAATGGAAACCCCCAGGGTCCTGGCCAGCCGGGTTACGACTTCAAGGGTAGGAGAAGACTTGTTCGCCTCATACCGTCTGATCTGAGAGATAGCCACGCCACTTTTTTTAACAAGATCCTCCTGGGTTAAACCTTTCTCTTTTCTGAGTATTGACAAATTTTTTCCAAACGACATAAAAAATCTCCTTTGGCCCGTTAATCTCACTGGATTTTATTTCAGGATTTATAGTGCCTGATTACAATTTTAAGGATAGGTTGACACGCTATTCTTGCTAAAATACATACCTTATGTGGCATTATAAATACCATATAAGGTATATAAATATTTTTTAAGGTTTAGTCAATTATTTTCTTTCGAGAAGCTC from the Deltaproteobacteria bacterium genome contains:
- a CDS encoding putative toxin-antitoxin system toxin component, PIN family; this encodes MPIIKAVIDTSVMVSVAFAKEGLARELRDMIAEGGFTLVTSKEIMAELYRVLHYPHILKHFKPSMDDIDEFIGLVMEKAIISKGLYSLQKGSADPADDIFLNCAMESKADFIISRDPHLRNLKQFYGIQIIDVKVFLGRVRKG
- a CDS encoding helix-turn-helix domain-containing protein; amino-acid sequence: MSFGKNLSILRKEKGLTQEDLVKKSGVAISQIRRYEANKSSPTLEVVTRLARTLGVSIDEMVFDSKAGIAAGKIMDRELLEQFEMVSALDADEREAVKKILEGVIVKNQVNKMMRPKPERSWSQRFREITDRLAKGTKGYAEDEIDKVIDEAVVAVRSKAHAHH